The genomic stretch GCTGCCGCAGACACAATGCACGAAGTGCGGCTACCCTGACTGCCGCGCTTACGCCGAGGCCATCGCGCAAGGCGAGGCCAGCTACAACCAGTGCCCGCCGGGCGGAGCCGAGGGCGTCGCGCGCCTCGCGAAGCTGCTCGGCAAGCCCGTGATACCCCTCAATCCCGAGAACGGCGTCGAGCGCCCGAGGCCCGTCGCGTTCATCGACGAAAACCTGTGCATCGGCTGCACGCTCTGCATGCAGGCCTGTCCCGTCGACGCCATCGTCGGTGCGCCGAAACAGATGCACACGATCGTCGCCGAGCTCTGCACAGGTTGCGACCTGTGCGTGCCGCCCTGCCCCGTCGACTGCATCGCAATGATCCCGGTGACGGGCGACAAGACGGGCTGGGACGCGTGGACCCAGTCGCAGGCGAACGCGGCACGCGAGCGTCACGATGCTCGCCGCGCGCGTCTTGCAGCGGAACGCGAGGCCGCGGAGGCACGCGCGGCCGCGCGGCGCGCATCGTCGACGGCGGCTCGAAGTTCAGCGGGTTCGGCAGCGCCGGCCGGTAACGTGGCCCCGGTGGAACCATCGACGCAAGCGGCTGCCGCTCCCGTCAACGACGCGGAAGCGAAAAAACGCGCGATCATCCAGGCCGCGCTCGAACGCGCGCGCAAGAAAAAGGAAGACAACGCGGCGCAAGGCCTGGGACCGAAGAACACGACCAACATCAGTGCAGACATGCAGGCACAGATCGATGAAGTCGAAGCGCGCCGTCGCCGTCTAGGCATTGCCACAGACATTTCCGACTCAACGTCCAAGCAGAACGACAATCAATCCGACAAGCCCTGACTGCACCGCATGAACGCGACCAAACGACGTGCGATCTACGAGACGCTCCAAAGCCTGAATCCCCATCCGAAGACGGAACTGGAATACACAACGCCGTTCGAGTTGCTGATCGCCGTGATGTTGTCGGCGCAAGCAACGGACGTCTCCGTGAACAAGGCGATGCGCCGGATGTTCCCTGTCGCGAACACGCCGCAGAAGGTGTTCGACCTCGGCGAGGAGGGCGTTGCCGACTACATCAAGACGATCGGGTTGTATCGCACGAAGGCGAAGAACGTGATCGCGACGTGCCGCATTCTGCTCGACCAGTACGCGGGCGAAGTGCCCGCCGATCGCGAGGCGCTCGAAAGCCTGCCCGGTGTCGGTCGCAAGACGGCGAACGTCGTGTTGAACACGGCGTTCGGACAGCCGACCATCGCGGTCGATACGCACATCTTTCGGGTTGCGAATCGAACGGGCCTTGCGCCCGGCAAGGACGTGCGCGCCGTCGAAGTGGCGCTGGAAAAATTCACGCCCGCCGAGTTCCTGCAAGACGCGCATCACTGGTTAATCCTGCACGGACGCTATGTGTGCAAGGCGCGCCGGCCGGAATGCTGGCATTGCGTGATCGAGCCGTTGTGCGAGTTCAAGCCGAAGACGCCGCCGCCGGATCTTTAAGCACGCTGCGCGGCGTTTCGTCGGGTTCGCGCGGCCGCGCCGTCCGCCTGCGTGCGATCGAGCCGGGGCGTAAAATGAACCGATATTGCGCACGCCGCCAGAATTTGACTGGCACCTGCCGCGCCATCAACACCGCCCCACTCGCCTTTACTGCCCGAACGCCATCGATGTTCAATCCCAGCCGCGACGAAGTCCGCCGTTTTTTCACCGACACCTGGCGCAAGCAGCGCGCGGGTGAAATCCTGACGCCGCTCGAAGCGATCGCCGCCGACTGGATCGTCGAGCACCCCGAGTACCACGCCGA from Paraburkholderia phymatum STM815 encodes the following:
- the rsxB gene encoding electron transport complex subunit RsxB; this translates as MTEPKTFADLIEDLLPQTQCTKCGYPDCRAYAEAIAQGEASYNQCPPGGAEGVARLAKLLGKPVIPLNPENGVERPRPVAFIDENLCIGCTLCMQACPVDAIVGAPKQMHTIVAELCTGCDLCVPPCPVDCIAMIPVTGDKTGWDAWTQSQANAARERHDARRARLAAEREAAEARAAARRASSTAARSSAGSAAPAGNVAPVEPSTQAAAAPVNDAEAKKRAIIQAALERARKKKEDNAAQGLGPKNTTNISADMQAQIDEVEARRRRLGIATDISDSTSKQNDNQSDKP
- the nth gene encoding endonuclease III; translated protein: MNATKRRAIYETLQSLNPHPKTELEYTTPFELLIAVMLSAQATDVSVNKAMRRMFPVANTPQKVFDLGEEGVADYIKTIGLYRTKAKNVIATCRILLDQYAGEVPADREALESLPGVGRKTANVVLNTAFGQPTIAVDTHIFRVANRTGLAPGKDVRAVEVALEKFTPAEFLQDAHHWLILHGRYVCKARRPECWHCVIEPLCEFKPKTPPPDL